The following coding sequences are from one Microbacterium wangchenii window:
- the trpS gene encoding tryptophan--tRNA ligase — MTKPRLYSGMQPSADSLHIGNYIGALMQWRDLQDSYDAFFSVVDLHALTQPNAPGELREKTRRTAAQYIAAGIEPSRSTLYVQSHVPAHTELAWILSTLTGFGEAGRMTQFKDKSTRYGADATNVGLFTYPVLMAADILLYQTDVVPVGDDQKQHIELTRDLAERFNSRYGEAFTVPTPVIQRDTARIYDLQNPSAKMSKSAESDAGVLGLLDDPSVTAKKIMRAVTDSEGSVRFDREAKPGVSNLLVIYAALTGRQIAALEDEYAGRGYGDFKKDLAQVVVDEFTPVRDRALAMLDDPAELDRVLAANAERAAAVADRTLADVYDRIGLLRRV; from the coding sequence GTGACCAAGCCCCGCCTGTACTCCGGCATGCAGCCATCCGCCGACTCGCTCCACATCGGCAACTACATCGGCGCGCTCATGCAGTGGCGGGACCTGCAGGACTCCTACGACGCGTTCTTCTCCGTCGTCGATCTGCACGCGCTGACGCAGCCGAACGCCCCGGGCGAGCTCCGGGAGAAGACGCGACGCACCGCGGCGCAGTACATCGCCGCCGGGATCGAGCCGTCGCGTTCGACGCTGTACGTGCAGTCGCACGTCCCCGCTCACACCGAACTCGCGTGGATCCTGTCCACCCTCACCGGCTTCGGCGAGGCCGGGCGGATGACGCAGTTCAAGGACAAATCGACGCGGTACGGCGCCGACGCGACCAACGTGGGGCTGTTCACCTACCCGGTTCTCATGGCCGCCGACATCCTGCTGTACCAGACCGACGTGGTTCCCGTCGGCGACGACCAGAAGCAGCACATCGAGCTGACCCGCGACCTGGCCGAACGGTTCAACTCCCGCTACGGCGAGGCCTTCACCGTGCCGACGCCGGTGATCCAGCGCGACACCGCACGCATCTACGACCTGCAGAACCCCTCGGCCAAGATGTCGAAGTCCGCCGAATCGGATGCGGGAGTCCTCGGGCTGCTGGATGACCCGTCGGTGACGGCGAAGAAGATCATGCGCGCCGTGACCGACAGCGAAGGCAGCGTGCGCTTCGACCGCGAGGCCAAGCCCGGGGTGTCGAACCTGCTCGTCATCTACGCCGCCCTCACCGGCCGACAGATCGCCGCCCTGGAGGACGAGTACGCCGGCCGCGGCTACGGCGACTTCAAGAAGGATCTCGCACAGGTCGTGGTGGACGAGTTCACCCCCGTGCGCGACCGCGCCCTGGCGATGCTCGACGATCCCGCCGAACTGGACCGGGTGCTCGCCGCGAACGCCGAGCGTGCCGCCGCCGTCGCCGACCGGACCCTCGCCGACGTCTACGACCGCATCGGACTGCTCCGCCGCGTGTGA
- a CDS encoding exodeoxyribonuclease III — protein sequence MPRRVRIVSINVNGIRAAARKGMNEWLAEAGADILALQEVRATTAELQAALPGWEVVHDEALAKGRAGVAIASRLPHARMSTVLGPEPLDSAGRWIEADFDIDGESLAVVSAYVPTGEAETPRQDAKWAFLDAMERRMPQLAAEHPLALIMGDLNVGHQTFDIRNWKGNVKKAGFLPRERAYFDRFLGDAGADVTGADGTTGTGLGWVDVGRRFAGDVDGPYTWWSMRGRAFDNDTGWRIDYHLATPALAERVVDYRVVRAASWDTRWSDHAPVIADYTLGH from the coding sequence GTGCCTCGTCGCGTCCGCATCGTCTCCATCAATGTCAACGGCATCCGCGCCGCCGCCCGCAAGGGCATGAACGAATGGCTCGCCGAAGCCGGCGCCGACATCCTCGCCCTCCAGGAGGTGCGGGCCACCACGGCCGAGCTGCAGGCCGCCCTCCCCGGGTGGGAGGTCGTCCACGACGAGGCGCTGGCCAAGGGGCGCGCGGGCGTCGCCATCGCGAGCCGCCTCCCGCACGCCCGGATGAGCACGGTCCTGGGGCCCGAGCCCCTCGATTCGGCGGGGCGGTGGATCGAGGCCGACTTCGACATCGACGGCGAGAGCCTCGCCGTCGTCAGCGCCTACGTGCCCACCGGTGAGGCCGAGACGCCGCGGCAGGACGCCAAGTGGGCGTTCCTGGACGCGATGGAGCGGCGCATGCCGCAGTTGGCGGCGGAGCATCCGCTGGCCCTGATCATGGGCGACCTCAACGTCGGCCATCAGACCTTCGACATCCGCAATTGGAAGGGAAACGTCAAGAAGGCCGGCTTCCTCCCGCGGGAACGCGCCTACTTCGACCGCTTCCTCGGAGACGCCGGGGCCGATGTGACCGGCGCCGACGGCACGACCGGGACGGGCCTGGGCTGGGTGGACGTCGGCCGTCGCTTCGCCGGCGACGTCGACGGCCCGTACACGTGGTGGTCGATGCGGGGCCGCGCGTTCGACAACGACACCGGCTGGCGCATCGACTATCACCTCGCGACCCCCGCCCTGGCTGAGCGCGTGGTGGACTACCGCGTGGTGCGCGCTGCCTCGTGGGACACCCGGTGGAGCGACCACGCCCCCGTCATCGCCGACTACACCCTCGGCCACTGA
- a CDS encoding YihY/virulence factor BrkB family protein yields MTDSSAASAGADPAPLPGSLRQRFDQPLERATAITRRTLEWFPIRVWRHFLQHNGFLLAAGISYQSLFAIFGVIYLAFAAVGAWLGGSSDAIRALIDIINGYIPDLISDSGLVKPEQVRSVATGSTGLLTVTGAVAAVVVVWTAIGFVTYTRRAVRDTFGLPFDRRNYLLLKARDFLAATLFGLALLLGAGLGSITTGAVDLLFQLVGWDDYGAWSAVLTRAVSLVVAFGLNTLALASLFRFLTGASLRWQRIWPGALLGAAAIVVLQLGAGLLLVYTPANPLLATFAVFIGFLLWFRLNGIVLLVSAAWIAVAAADRFESIESEADARATERAALVIAARVRVREAERAAADAPWYARRAARRRVAQAEAELREAERNAPAVPDSALPWD; encoded by the coding sequence GTGACCGACTCGTCCGCCGCATCCGCCGGCGCGGACCCCGCGCCCCTCCCGGGCTCCCTGCGGCAGCGTTTCGACCAGCCGCTGGAACGGGCCACGGCGATCACACGGCGGACGCTGGAGTGGTTCCCCATCCGGGTGTGGCGGCATTTCCTGCAGCACAACGGCTTCCTGCTGGCCGCGGGCATCTCCTATCAGTCGCTGTTCGCGATCTTCGGGGTCATCTACCTCGCCTTCGCGGCCGTCGGGGCGTGGCTGGGCGGCAGCTCCGATGCCATCCGGGCACTGATCGACATCATCAACGGCTACATCCCCGACCTCATCAGCGACTCCGGACTGGTCAAGCCCGAGCAGGTGCGGTCGGTCGCCACCGGCAGCACCGGACTCCTGACGGTCACCGGCGCCGTCGCGGCGGTCGTGGTCGTCTGGACGGCGATCGGATTCGTCACCTACACGCGCCGCGCGGTGCGCGACACGTTCGGGCTGCCGTTCGATCGCCGCAACTACCTGCTGCTCAAGGCGCGCGACTTCCTGGCGGCCACCCTGTTCGGTCTGGCTCTGCTGCTGGGCGCGGGCCTCGGTTCGATCACCACCGGCGCGGTGGACCTCCTGTTCCAGCTGGTCGGCTGGGACGACTACGGCGCATGGTCGGCCGTGCTCACCCGCGCCGTGTCGCTGGTGGTGGCGTTCGGTCTCAACACCCTCGCCCTCGCGTCGCTGTTCCGCTTCCTCACCGGGGCGTCGCTGCGCTGGCAGCGCATCTGGCCGGGCGCGCTGCTGGGCGCCGCGGCCATCGTCGTGCTGCAGCTGGGTGCGGGCCTCCTCCTCGTCTACACCCCGGCCAACCCCCTCCTGGCGACGTTCGCGGTCTTCATCGGATTCCTCCTGTGGTTCCGCCTCAACGGCATCGTGCTCCTCGTGTCGGCCGCGTGGATCGCGGTGGCCGCGGCCGACCGGTTCGAGAGCATCGAGAGCGAGGCGGATGCCCGCGCCACCGAGCGCGCGGCGCTCGTGATCGCCGCCCGGGTGCGGGTGCGCGAGGCCGAGCGTGCGGCCGCGGACGCACCGTGGTACGCCCGGCGCGCGGCGCGACGGCGCGTGGCCCAGGCGGAGGCCGAACTGCGGGAGGCCGAGCGCAACGCCCCCGCCGTGCCGGACTCCGCCCTGCCCTGGGATTGA
- a CDS encoding succinate dehydrogenase iron-sulfur subunit, producing the protein MATATATIDVANDPQSVEQAPEPTGIQSFLVTFNIRRFDPEVDSEPRWVDYDVELYSTDRVLDALHKIKWEVDGSLSFRRSCAHGICGSDAMRINGRNRLACKTLIKDLDISQPIYVEAIKGLPLEKDLIVDMEPFFASYREVQPFLIAGSKPEPGKERVQSIVDREVFDDTTKCILCAACTSSCPVFWTDGQYFGPAAIVNAHRFIFDSRDDAAEVRLDILNDKEGVWRCRTTFNCTEACPRGIEVTKAIAEVKQAVLSGKR; encoded by the coding sequence ATGGCCACCGCCACCGCCACCATCGACGTCGCCAACGATCCGCAGAGCGTCGAGCAGGCACCCGAGCCCACCGGCATCCAGTCGTTCCTGGTGACCTTCAACATCCGCCGCTTCGACCCGGAGGTCGACAGCGAGCCGCGCTGGGTCGACTACGACGTGGAGCTGTACTCCACCGACCGCGTGCTCGACGCCCTGCACAAGATCAAGTGGGAGGTCGACGGCTCGCTGTCGTTCCGCCGCTCGTGCGCGCACGGTATCTGCGGCTCGGACGCCATGCGCATCAACGGCCGCAACCGCCTCGCGTGCAAGACCCTCATCAAAGACCTCGACATTTCGCAGCCGATCTACGTCGAGGCCATCAAGGGCCTGCCGCTGGAGAAGGACCTCATCGTCGACATGGAGCCGTTCTTCGCCTCCTACCGCGAGGTGCAGCCCTTCCTCATCGCGGGCTCCAAGCCCGAACCGGGCAAGGAACGCGTCCAGTCGATCGTGGACCGCGAGGTGTTCGACGACACCACCAAGTGCATCCTGTGCGCCGCGTGCACCTCGTCGTGCCCCGTGTTCTGGACCGACGGACAGTACTTCGGCCCGGCCGCGATCGTCAACGCGCACCGCTTCATCTTCGATTCGCGCGATGACGCCGCCGAGGTGCGCCTGGACATCCTCAACGACAAGGAAGGCGTGTGGCGCTGCCGCACGACCTTCAACTGCACGGAGGCGTGCCCCCGCGGCATCGAGGTCACCAAGGCGATCGCCGAGGTGAAGCAGGCGGTCCTCAGCGGCAAGCGCTGA